The genomic stretch GATATACTATCCATGATTAATGCTTCATAAAGAGATTCAGGATCGATAGGGCTTTTCCACGCTGAACTTGTTTAAATTTCCATATAAGTAGGGGATAGTTCCTGCAAAAAGTCATCATCTATTCAGAACCTACGCAATCGAAATAGCACCAAGCAAATGAGCGACCTCTTACGGTTAACCGATTTAATGGCGATACCAATTCTCTCTTTAAATGTTTAAATTATCCAGTCGACAGTTGCATTTATCCTACGCAATTTTATGGAAAAAAACACCTTGTTTATACCAGTGCTTCGATAGGCAATCCCACCCTTTCACCCTTGGTCAGCTAGGCAGTAGATAAGCCCCACTCCCAGACCCAACGATATAGATGTAAAGATACCCACCTCGTCGCTTCGCGCATCTCATCAATGAGATATCGAAGCGGCACATCTCGATGACGAGAGGCAGGGAGGTGGTGAAAGAAAAACAATCGCTTAAGATTAAAAGCCAGCACTTGAAATCCGATCATCGCTTTGATCGCCACCGAATCGTGCACGAAGCAGTGGTCCAAGGCGTTGAACGTCTTAAGGTTGCGAAATCCAATATTCTCAATATCCCAACGAGCGGCGGCAATTTGTGCGATCGTCTGGGTATCCGCTTTTTCGGATGAGCATGTGGTTGCTATCCAGCGCTCCACCACATCAGTGACAAAGACTTCTTTGTTTGCTTCGATGACTGTCTTGTTGGTATGACGAATGATTTTTACGATTCGCATGGGCACGCGAACTTGCGGCCATTGTGCCAATCCCTCTTCGTCCCAAGCTTGAACGTAAACGGTATTCCCTTTTCCATCTCTTTCTTCCCAAGTGGAGTCCGGAAGCCGGTTCGCAAAGCAGGCATTTGCCTCTTTCATTATCCGTCGACGTTCTTCTTTCATGCGAACAACTACATGAGCGCCTGCATCCAGAGCGGCATGAATGACGGGTGCTTTGGCAAACAGCGCGTCTAACGTGTATACATCCGTTATTTTTCCATAGGTCTCGGCCATACGTCGGATCAATCGTTGGGCGACGGTGGTTTCTCCTTCATCCTTGTCCACCCCATCCTGAACAGTCATAAATCAGGTTCGCGTTGCCGCCAACCTGTTGGGCGACTACGACCGCATGATAATAGTCGGTGGTTTTGTCGCGGTGTTCGCGCGTAAGGCATTCGGGACAACGATAGGCCTTGGTGTGGAATAACTCCACGCCATCGATGGCAGTCACTCGCCAACCATTGATGCTTTCCTTCTGCGGGCCGCGTTGCTCCTTATATCGCTGGATCACACAGTTATGCTGCTTTCGTTGCTCTTTTAGATCCCATTTCATCAAGGCTTGTCGCACCGTATCATGTGATGGCAATCGAATGTTTTTGGGAACCAATTGACGGAATACCCCGGTTTTTTGCCAACGGTCCATCTGCTCCATACTTTCCATACAGAAAAAGGCGCCAAAAAAAGCGACGGTAAAAATGGCTGGGGCTTTGATATGGGGTTGTTTGCGACCATCCTTTGCTTGACGGACCATCTGCGAAAAGCCATATACCTTTGAGGCGTACTGCGTAAAATGTTGAATTAGTCGGCCCGCTTTTTTTCCACCAGGTGTTCTACAAAAAATTTTCTGGACTTCTTCGAGTGGCTGTGCTACGCTTTGCACTGAGGATTCCCCCTTTGTTCAGTGT from Heliomicrobium modesticaldum Ice1 encodes the following:
- a CDS encoding transposase is translated as MTVQDGVDKDEGETTVAQRLIRRMAETYGKITDVYTLDALFAKAPVIHAALDAGAHVVVRMKEERRRIMKEANACFANRLPDSTWEERDGKGNTVYVQAWDEEGLAQWPQVRVPMRIVKIIRHTNKTVIEANKEVFVTDVVERWIATTCSSEKADTQTIAQIAAARWDIENIGFRNLKTFNALDHCFVHDSVAIKAMIGFQVLAFNLKRLFFFHHLPASRHRDVPLRYLIDEMREATRWVSLHLYRWVWEWGLSTA